A stretch of Primulina tabacum isolate GXHZ01 chromosome 13, ASM2559414v2, whole genome shotgun sequence DNA encodes these proteins:
- the LOC142522505 gene encoding eukaryotic translation initiation factor 4B2-like yields the protein MSKSPWGNIGAWAAEAEREEAEEREAAQKASATFSAGQPAGGAGFPSLKDAVSNKQKKKTKMTLQEFTMQSSYGAGSGTSRGLTHEEMLRLPTGPKERSAEEMQYGRLGGGFSNYGNRPGSIGSGPRMDRGREYEGGGRSYGFEDENPRGRNQARVSDFNPLQQPSRADGVDNWASMKKSLPDYNSGATHSVGKYSSLGGNTGGGGSRADDVDSWASMKKPFSLSQQQQSRSSSFGSGFSRPETERWTRNEAQRLVLESPKDEAEVVTKAHKPNPFGTARPREEVLAVKGLDWKKLDMDLEVKKQPHSTSGSRPASSHSSRPQSSHSSRSEVPESLLPGMAEGTVKQKPKVNPFGDAKPREVLLEEKGLDWKKIDLDLEHRRIDRPQTEEEKNLKDKIEQLTNELQQKLVKDQTGVSEIIFQKQQELDLLVRQLDDRVRYSQKGFERHGSGAGRGAGFHDRPPSRPGAPDAGAGLHDRPPTMREAYEEHRTGYPQRPHSRPGLYEDPRASYTDRAPPQAGTYEDPRVEYSERPPSRPGAYEDPHSGFSERPHSRPGVYENPRVGNPERASFTPGPYQEQRTIEYGEGPRSHGTMNSWGRPRDDRRATQGGGGRGFLGNRDVERSGSRW from the exons ATGTCGAAATCGCCATGGGGGAACATCGGTGCTTGGGCAGCCGAGGCCGAGCGGGAGGAGGCGGAGGAGCGCGAGGCAGCCCAGAAGGCCTCCGCGACCTTTTCGGCGGGGCAGCCGGCAGGGGGCGCCGGCTTCCCCAGTCTGAAGGATGCTGTCAGCAACAAGCAGAAGAAGAAGACCAAGATGACCTTGCAAGAGTTCACGATGCAGTCTAGCTACGGCGCCGGCTCCGGTACCAGCCGCGGATTGACTCATGAGGAAATGCTCCGGCTCCCAACGGGGCCGAAGGAGCGCTCCGCGGAGGAAATGCAATACGGAAGATTGGGTGGTGGGTTTTCAAACTACGGGAACCGGCCGGGGTCTATTGGATCTGGGCCAAGAATGGATCGTGGACGAGAATATGAGGGCGGTGGGAGATCTTATGGATTCGAGGACGAGAATCCGAGGGGACGGAATCAAGCTAGGGTTTCGGATTTCAATCCACTGCAACAGCCCTCGCGAGCTGATGGGGTTGACAATTGGGCTTCGATGAAAAAATCCCTGCCCGATTACAATTCGGGTGCAACTCATTCCGTAGGTAAGTACAGTTCTCTGGGCGGAAATACGGGTGGTGGCGGGTCACGTGCCGATGATGTGGATAGTTGGGCGTCTATGAAGAAGCCCTTTTCTCTATCCCAACAACAGCAATCTAGATCATCGAGTTTCGGATCAGGCTTCTCGAGGCCTGAGACCGAACGTTGGACGCGGAATGAAGCGCAGAGGTTGGTCTTGGAATCTCCAAAAGATGAGGCTGAGGTGGTGACGAAAGCTCATAAACCAAACCCGTTTGGCACGGCGAGACCTAGGGAAGAGGTGTTGGCGGTGAAAGGATTGGATTGGAAGAAACTGGATATGGATTTGGAAGTGAAGAAGCAGCCGCATTCCACTAGTGGAAGCAGGCCAGCTAGTTCTCATTCAAGTAGGCCTCAAAGCTCGCATTCAAGCAGGTCTGAAGTGCCGGAGTCGCTGTTGCCGGGAATGGCTGAAGGGACGGTGAAGCAAAAACCAAAGGTGAACCCATTTGGGGATGCGAAGCCCAGAGAAGTTTTGCTTGAGGAGAAAGGCTTGGATTGGAAGAAGATTGACCTTGACTTGGAGCATCGACGAATTGATAG GCCTCAAACCGAAGAAGAAAAGAATTTGAAGGACAAAATTGAGCAGTTGACTAACGAATTGCAACAAAAATTGGTGAAAGATCAGACTGGTGTGAGCGAAATCATATTTCAAAAGCAGCAGGAATTGGACCTTCTGGTCCGTCAATTAGATGACAGAGTTCGTTATAGTCAGAAAGGCTTTGAGAGGCATGGTTCTGGAGCTGGTAGAGGTGCTGGATTTCATGATCGGCCTCCTTCTCGGCCTGGAGCGCCTGATGCAGGTGCTGGTCTCCATGATCGACCTCCTACAATGCGTGAAGCGTACGAGGAACATAGAACTGGCTACCCTCAGAGACCTCATTCTCGGCCTGGCTTATATGAGGATCCTAGAGCTAGCTATACGGATAGAGCTCCACCACAGGCAGGAACATACGAAGACCCCAGAGTTGAATATTCTGAGAGACCTCCTTCCCGGCCTGGAGCATACGAAGACCCTCATTCTGGCTTTTCTGAAAGACCCCATTCCAGGCCTGGAGTCTATGAAAATCCTAGAGTTGGCAATCCGGAGAGAGCTTCCTTCACTCCTGGACCATATCAAGAGCAAAGAACTATTGAGTATGGCGAGGGACCTCGTTCACATGGCACTATGAATTCGTGGGGAAGGCCGAGGGATGACAGAAGGGCTACACAAGGTGGTGGTGGAAGAGGATTTTTGGGCAACAGAGATGTGGAGAG GTCGGGATCAAGGTGGTGA
- the LOC142523200 gene encoding proteasome subunit beta type-7-A translates to MKTEGQLAGGFSFENCRRNEMLVQKGLKQPSFLKTGTTIVGLIFQDGVILGADTRATEGPIVADKNCEKIHYMAPNIYCCGAGTAADTEAVTDMVSSQLKLHRYHTGRESRVITALTLLKSHLFSYQGYVQAALVLGGVDLTGPHLHTIYPHGSTDTLPFATMGSGSLAAMAVFESKYREGMTKNEGVKLVAEAICSGIFNDLGSGSNVDICVITKGKKEYLRNYMLPNPRTYINEKGYSFTKKTEVLKTKITPLKEMVEVVEAGEAMEE, encoded by the exons ATGAAGACAGAGGGTCAATTAGCTGGTGGATTCAGCTTCGAGAACTGCCGGAGGAACGAGATGCTTGTGCAAAAGGGTTTGAAGCAACCCTCGTTTCTCAAGACAGGAACAACAATCGTGGGTTTGATATTTCAG GATGGTGTCATTCTCGGAGCAGACACACGGGCCACTGAAGGCCCCATTGTCGCTGACAAGAATTGCGAGAAGATTCATTACATGGCTCCCAATATTTACTGCTGTGGAGCTGGGACTGCAGCTGACACAGAGGCTGTTACCG ACATGGTTAGCTCCCAGCTCAAGCTGCATCGGTATCATACTGGTCGTGAGTCCAGGGTTATTACTGCCCTTACACTTTTGAAATCTCATCTTTTCAG CTACCAAGGATACGTGCAAGCAGCTTTGGTGCTTGGTGGAGTTGATTTGACTGGCCCCCATCTGCATAC GATCTATCCTCATGGTTCTACCGACACCCTGCCCTTTGCTACCATGGGTTCTGGCTCCCTTGCTGCTATGGCTGTCTTTGAGTCCAAATATCGAGAAGGGATGACT AAAAATGAAGGTGTAAAGTTGGTAGCTGAAGCCATTTGCTCTGGCATATTCAACGACTTGGGAAGTGGAAGTAACGTGGATATCTGCGTTATAACAAAG GGAAAGAAAGAGTATCTGAGAAACTATATGCTACCAAATCCACGCACCTATATCAATGAGAAGGGTTATTCATTTACAAAAAAGACTG AGGTGTTGAAGACGAAGATAACTCCATTGaaggaaatggtggaggttgTCGAAGCAGGAGAAGCGATGGAAGAATAA
- the LOC142523153 gene encoding uncharacterized protein LOC142523153 isoform X1 codes for MIMRPCIGSFLVTFLFSFLLQRVVIFGARFRAVKEQAWSPPRGWNSYDSFCWTVSEEEFLQNARLVAQRLRTHGYKYVVVDFLWYRRKVNGAGVDSLGFDVIDEWGRMIPDPDRWPSSRGGKGLSEVAKIVHGMGLKFGIHVMRGMSTQAFNANTPILDITTGKAYEENGRKWLAKDVGIKERACAWMQHGFMSVNAKSGAGRAFLRSLYQQYADWGVDFVKHDCVFGDDLDLDEISYVSKVLSGLNHSVLYSLSPGTSVTPAMAKSVNGLVNMYRITGDDWDTWGDVASHFDISREFSAANMIGAQGLHGKSWPDLDMLPLGWLTNAGSNEGPHRKCNLNIDEQRTQMTLWSMVKSPLMFGGDMRQLDDTTFKIITNPTLLEINSFSSNNKEFPYITSQNGLELKDHGSSETLTFGLTSCHDYKARGWSARATGLDLEQVCWKRNSSEGQNDPFCLYKKQPLLLPGVDMRYKHHYDGKVHLLETERLESCLGASPNQKLTSKEFERGSFSTCRWDANQMWQLNANGTLENSYSGLCASMNKIKVNSGTNGIRAWTASGRNGEIYVAFFNLNPSNVVMSMKISDLGKALPGKNFENAYALCKCREEWSGKDFFVVKESLSIEVVSHGCALFILNCS; via the exons ATGATCATGAGGCCTTGTATTGGCTCGTTCCTTGTCACTTTCCTCTTCAGTTTCTTGCTTCAAAG GGTGGTGATCTTCGGTGCTCGATTTCGGGCTGTGAAAGAGCAAGCTTGGTCGCCACCACGAGGCTGGAACTCATATGATTCATTTTGCTGGACAGTTTCTGAAGAAGAATTCCTTCAAAATGCTCGACTTGTTGCTCAACGTCTCCGTACTCATGGATATAAG TATGTAGTGGTGGATTTTCTTTGGTATAGGAGGAAAGTAAATGGTGCAGGTGTTGATTCTCTTGGATTCGATGTGATTGATGAATGGGGAAGGATGATTCCTGATCCGGATCGATGGCCTTCCTCCAGAGGCGGGAAAGGGTTATCTGAGGTGGCTAAGATAGTTCATGGTATGGGTTTGAAATTTGGGATACATGTTATGAGAGGTATGAGTACGCAAGCTTTCAATGCAAACACGCCAATCCTTGATATTACCACg GGCAAAGCTTATGAAGAAAATGGTCGGAAATGGCTGGCAAAAGACGTAGGAATCAAGGAGAGGGCTTGTGCATGGATGCAACATGGCTTCATGAGTGTCAATGCCAAGTCGGGAGCAGGAAGAGCATTCCTGAGATCTCTGTATCAGCAATATGCTGACTGGGGTGTCGATTTTG TGAAGCATGATTGTGTATTTGGTGAcgacttggatctagatgaaataaGTTATGTTTCAAAG GTGTTGTCTGGACTTAATCATTCAGTCCTCTATTCTCTGTCTCCTGGAACAAGTGTGACACCAGCTATGGCAAAGAGTGTGAACGGTCTTGTCAACATGTACAGGATTACAGGGGACGATTGGGATACGTGGGGAGATGTCGCTTCCCATTTTGATATATCTCG GGAGTTTTCTGCGGCTAATATGATCGGAGCCCAAGGGCTGCATGGAAAGTCGTGGCCGGACTTAGATATGCTACCATTGGGATGGCTTACAAATGCAG GGTCTAATGAAGGCCCTCATAGAAAGTGTAATCTTAATATAGACGAACAAAGAACTCAG ATGACATTATGGTCTATGGTCAAGTCTCCTCTCATGTTTGGAGGTGATATGAGACAACTCGATGACACAACGTTCAAAATAATCACCAATCCTACTCTCCTAGAGATAAACTCATTCAGCTCGAACAACAAAGAG TTCCCTTATATAACGAGTCAAAATGGTTTGGAACTAAAGGATCACGGTTCATCAGAGACGCTTACATTTGGCCTCACTAGCTGCCATGATTACAAGGCAAGAGGTTGGTCTGCTAGAGCTACTGGTCTCGATCTTGAACAAGTCTGTTGGAAAAGAAACTCGAGCGAAGGACAGAACGATCCCTTTTGTCTATACAAGAAACAGCCTCTTTTATTGCC AGGTGTAGACATGAGATACAAACACCATTATGATGGTAAAGTCCATTTATTGGAGACGGAGAGGTTAGAGTCCTGCCTCGGTGCGTCTCCAAATCAAAAGCTCACTTCCAAAGAATTCGAACGGGGCTCGTTTTCAACTTGCAGATGGGATGCCAACCAG ATGTGGCAGTTGAACGCCAATGGCACCCTCGAGAATAGCTATTCTGGTTTATGTGCATCTATGAACAAAATCAAAG TTAATTCTGGTACGAACGGGATTCGAGCTTGGACTGCATCGGGCAGAAACG GAGAAATCTACGTTGCCTTTTTCAACTTGAACCCCTCGAATGTCGTGATGTCGATGAAGATTTCGGATTTGGGTAAGGCTTTACCTGGTAAAAATTTTGAGAATGCTTATGCTTTGTGTAAATGCAGAGAAGAATGGAGTGGAAAGGACTTTTTCGTTGTGAAAGAGTCATTGTCCATTGAAGTTGTTTCTCATGGATGCGCGCTTTTTATTCTAAATTGCTCTTAG
- the LOC142521995 gene encoding sufE-like protein 2, chloroplastic, which translates to MGSTAQGFFCVNPRIPLQVVVTNFTKISSENSRISRCNFHTVSRKRNPRVLSASRLTKGGKHSLETASVFEKVRSLNFEFKSLPEPLDRVKRLLHYATLLLPLDESSRIQENLVTGCTAQVWLEVKMDQNGLMRCRVDSDSEIAKGFCSCLIWLLDGAHPDEVLCVKTEDLVEMNVGLPSRKSRVNAWHNVLICIQKRTKDLVKERDSKDQLLDEAFSSSVMVNGNCQETIAH; encoded by the coding sequence ATGGGCTCTACAGCGCAAGGTTTCTTCTGCGTAAATCCACGGATCCCCCTTCAAGTTGTTGTAACCAACTTCACAAAGATTAGTTCCGAAAACTCAAGAATTTCCCGGTGTAACTTCCACACCGTGTCAAGAAAACGAAACCCACGAGTTCTTTCGGCCTCTCGTTTGACGAAAGGCGGAAAGCACAGCTTAGAAACCGCGAGTGTGTTTGAAAAGGTGCGAAGTTTGAATTTCGAGTTCAAATCATTGCCCGAGCCCTTGGACAGAGTCAAGAGACTGCTGCACTACGCCACTCTTCTTCTCCCGCTCGACGAGTCTTCAAGAATTCAAGAAAATCTGGTGACGGGCTGCACGGCGCAAGTGTGGCTGGAGGTGAAGATGGATCAAAACGGGCTGATGAGATGCAGGGTGGACAGTGATTCCGAGATAGCCAAAGGGTTCTGTTCTTGCTTGATTTGGCTGCTCGATGGCGCGCATCCCGACGAGGTTTTGTGCGTGAAAACCGAGGATTTGGTGGAAATGAACGTGGGGTTACCGAGTCGTAAGTCAAGAGTAAATGCTTGGCATAATGTGCTAATCTGTATACAGAAAAGGACTAAAGATTTGGTGAAGGAGAGGGACAGCAAAGATCAGTTATTGGATGAAgctttttcttcttcagttatGGTCAACGGAAATTGCCAAGAAACTATTGCTCATTAA
- the LOC142523153 gene encoding uncharacterized protein LOC142523153 isoform X3 encodes MIPDPDRWPSSRGGKGLSEVAKIVHGMGLKFGIHVMRGMSTQAFNANTPILDITTGKAYEENGRKWLAKDVGIKERACAWMQHGFMSVNAKSGAGRAFLRSLYQQYADWGVDFVKHDCVFGDDLDLDEISYVSKVLSGLNHSVLYSLSPGTSVTPAMAKSVNGLVNMYRITGDDWDTWGDVASHFDISREFSAANMIGAQGLHGKSWPDLDMLPLGWLTNAGSNEGPHRKCNLNIDEQRTQMTLWSMVKSPLMFGGDMRQLDDTTFKIITNPTLLEINSFSSNNKEFPYITSQNGLELKDHGSSETLTFGLTSCHDYKARGWSARATGLDLEQVCWKRNSSEGQNDPFCLYKKQPLLLPGVDMRYKHHYDGKVHLLETERLESCLGASPNQKLTSKEFERGSFSTCRWDANQMWQLNANGTLENSYSGLCASMNKIKVNSGTNGIRAWTASGRNGEIYVAFFNLNPSNVVMSMKISDLGKALPGKNFENAYALCKCREEWSGKDFFVVKESLSIEVVSHGCALFILNCS; translated from the exons ATGATTCCTGATCCGGATCGATGGCCTTCCTCCAGAGGCGGGAAAGGGTTATCTGAGGTGGCTAAGATAGTTCATGGTATGGGTTTGAAATTTGGGATACATGTTATGAGAGGTATGAGTACGCAAGCTTTCAATGCAAACACGCCAATCCTTGATATTACCACg GGCAAAGCTTATGAAGAAAATGGTCGGAAATGGCTGGCAAAAGACGTAGGAATCAAGGAGAGGGCTTGTGCATGGATGCAACATGGCTTCATGAGTGTCAATGCCAAGTCGGGAGCAGGAAGAGCATTCCTGAGATCTCTGTATCAGCAATATGCTGACTGGGGTGTCGATTTTG TGAAGCATGATTGTGTATTTGGTGAcgacttggatctagatgaaataaGTTATGTTTCAAAG GTGTTGTCTGGACTTAATCATTCAGTCCTCTATTCTCTGTCTCCTGGAACAAGTGTGACACCAGCTATGGCAAAGAGTGTGAACGGTCTTGTCAACATGTACAGGATTACAGGGGACGATTGGGATACGTGGGGAGATGTCGCTTCCCATTTTGATATATCTCG GGAGTTTTCTGCGGCTAATATGATCGGAGCCCAAGGGCTGCATGGAAAGTCGTGGCCGGACTTAGATATGCTACCATTGGGATGGCTTACAAATGCAG GGTCTAATGAAGGCCCTCATAGAAAGTGTAATCTTAATATAGACGAACAAAGAACTCAG ATGACATTATGGTCTATGGTCAAGTCTCCTCTCATGTTTGGAGGTGATATGAGACAACTCGATGACACAACGTTCAAAATAATCACCAATCCTACTCTCCTAGAGATAAACTCATTCAGCTCGAACAACAAAGAG TTCCCTTATATAACGAGTCAAAATGGTTTGGAACTAAAGGATCACGGTTCATCAGAGACGCTTACATTTGGCCTCACTAGCTGCCATGATTACAAGGCAAGAGGTTGGTCTGCTAGAGCTACTGGTCTCGATCTTGAACAAGTCTGTTGGAAAAGAAACTCGAGCGAAGGACAGAACGATCCCTTTTGTCTATACAAGAAACAGCCTCTTTTATTGCC AGGTGTAGACATGAGATACAAACACCATTATGATGGTAAAGTCCATTTATTGGAGACGGAGAGGTTAGAGTCCTGCCTCGGTGCGTCTCCAAATCAAAAGCTCACTTCCAAAGAATTCGAACGGGGCTCGTTTTCAACTTGCAGATGGGATGCCAACCAG ATGTGGCAGTTGAACGCCAATGGCACCCTCGAGAATAGCTATTCTGGTTTATGTGCATCTATGAACAAAATCAAAG TTAATTCTGGTACGAACGGGATTCGAGCTTGGACTGCATCGGGCAGAAACG GAGAAATCTACGTTGCCTTTTTCAACTTGAACCCCTCGAATGTCGTGATGTCGATGAAGATTTCGGATTTGGGTAAGGCTTTACCTGGTAAAAATTTTGAGAATGCTTATGCTTTGTGTAAATGCAGAGAAGAATGGAGTGGAAAGGACTTTTTCGTTGTGAAAGAGTCATTGTCCATTGAAGTTGTTTCTCATGGATGCGCGCTTTTTATTCTAAATTGCTCTTAG
- the LOC142523153 gene encoding uncharacterized protein LOC142523153 isoform X2, with amino-acid sequence MIMRPCIGSFLVTFLFSFLLQRVVIFGARFRAVKEQAWSPPRGWNSYDSFCWTVSEEEFLQNARLVAQRLRTHGYKYVVVDFLWYRRKVNGAGVDSLGFDVIDEWGRMIPDPDRWPSSRGGKGLSEVAKIVHGMGLKFGIHVMRGMSTQAFNANTPILDITTGKAYEENGRKWLAKDVGIKERACAWMQHGFMSVNAKSGAGRAFLRSLYQQYADWGVDFVKHDCVFGDDLDLDEISYVSKVLSGLNHSVLYSLSPGTSVTPAMAKSVNGLVNMYRITGDDWDTWGDVASHFDISRYFSAANMIGAQGLHGKSWPDLDMLPLGWLTNAGSNEGPHRKCNLNIDEQRTQMTLWSMVKSPLMFGGDMRQLDDTTFKIITNPTLLEINSFSSNNKEFPYITSQNGLELKDHGSSETLTFGLTSCHDYKARGWSARATGLDLEQVCWKRNSSEGQNDPFCLYKKQPLLLPGVDMRYKHHYDGKVHLLETERLESCLGASPNQKLTSKEFERGSFSTCRWDANQMWQLNANGTLENSYSGLCASMNKIKVNSGTNGIRAWTASGRNGEIYVAFFNLNPSNVVMSMKISDLGKALPGKNFENAYALCKCREEWSGKDFFVVKESLSIEVVSHGCALFILNCS; translated from the exons ATGATCATGAGGCCTTGTATTGGCTCGTTCCTTGTCACTTTCCTCTTCAGTTTCTTGCTTCAAAG GGTGGTGATCTTCGGTGCTCGATTTCGGGCTGTGAAAGAGCAAGCTTGGTCGCCACCACGAGGCTGGAACTCATATGATTCATTTTGCTGGACAGTTTCTGAAGAAGAATTCCTTCAAAATGCTCGACTTGTTGCTCAACGTCTCCGTACTCATGGATATAAG TATGTAGTGGTGGATTTTCTTTGGTATAGGAGGAAAGTAAATGGTGCAGGTGTTGATTCTCTTGGATTCGATGTGATTGATGAATGGGGAAGGATGATTCCTGATCCGGATCGATGGCCTTCCTCCAGAGGCGGGAAAGGGTTATCTGAGGTGGCTAAGATAGTTCATGGTATGGGTTTGAAATTTGGGATACATGTTATGAGAGGTATGAGTACGCAAGCTTTCAATGCAAACACGCCAATCCTTGATATTACCACg GGCAAAGCTTATGAAGAAAATGGTCGGAAATGGCTGGCAAAAGACGTAGGAATCAAGGAGAGGGCTTGTGCATGGATGCAACATGGCTTCATGAGTGTCAATGCCAAGTCGGGAGCAGGAAGAGCATTCCTGAGATCTCTGTATCAGCAATATGCTGACTGGGGTGTCGATTTTG TGAAGCATGATTGTGTATTTGGTGAcgacttggatctagatgaaataaGTTATGTTTCAAAG GTGTTGTCTGGACTTAATCATTCAGTCCTCTATTCTCTGTCTCCTGGAACAAGTGTGACACCAGCTATGGCAAAGAGTGTGAACGGTCTTGTCAACATGTACAGGATTACAGGGGACGATTGGGATACGTGGGGAGATGTCGCTTCCCATTTTGATATATCTCGGTAT TTTTCTGCGGCTAATATGATCGGAGCCCAAGGGCTGCATGGAAAGTCGTGGCCGGACTTAGATATGCTACCATTGGGATGGCTTACAAATGCAG GGTCTAATGAAGGCCCTCATAGAAAGTGTAATCTTAATATAGACGAACAAAGAACTCAG ATGACATTATGGTCTATGGTCAAGTCTCCTCTCATGTTTGGAGGTGATATGAGACAACTCGATGACACAACGTTCAAAATAATCACCAATCCTACTCTCCTAGAGATAAACTCATTCAGCTCGAACAACAAAGAG TTCCCTTATATAACGAGTCAAAATGGTTTGGAACTAAAGGATCACGGTTCATCAGAGACGCTTACATTTGGCCTCACTAGCTGCCATGATTACAAGGCAAGAGGTTGGTCTGCTAGAGCTACTGGTCTCGATCTTGAACAAGTCTGTTGGAAAAGAAACTCGAGCGAAGGACAGAACGATCCCTTTTGTCTATACAAGAAACAGCCTCTTTTATTGCC AGGTGTAGACATGAGATACAAACACCATTATGATGGTAAAGTCCATTTATTGGAGACGGAGAGGTTAGAGTCCTGCCTCGGTGCGTCTCCAAATCAAAAGCTCACTTCCAAAGAATTCGAACGGGGCTCGTTTTCAACTTGCAGATGGGATGCCAACCAG ATGTGGCAGTTGAACGCCAATGGCACCCTCGAGAATAGCTATTCTGGTTTATGTGCATCTATGAACAAAATCAAAG TTAATTCTGGTACGAACGGGATTCGAGCTTGGACTGCATCGGGCAGAAACG GAGAAATCTACGTTGCCTTTTTCAACTTGAACCCCTCGAATGTCGTGATGTCGATGAAGATTTCGGATTTGGGTAAGGCTTTACCTGGTAAAAATTTTGAGAATGCTTATGCTTTGTGTAAATGCAGAGAAGAATGGAGTGGAAAGGACTTTTTCGTTGTGAAAGAGTCATTGTCCATTGAAGTTGTTTCTCATGGATGCGCGCTTTTTATTCTAAATTGCTCTTAG